The Mycolicibacterium cosmeticum sequence ATGATCGCCAAGTAGCCCAGCCCGAACGTCACGAAGGTCACCGGCATGTACCTGCGCAATCCGCCGTAGCGGCGCATGTCGGTTTCATCGTTCATGCCGTGCATCACCGAGCCCGCGCCCAGAAACAGCCCGGCCTTGAAGAAGCCGTGGGTGAGCAGATGCATGATCGCCACCGCGTACCCGGCCGGCCCCAGCCCGGCCGCCAACACCATGTAGCCGATCTGCGACATGGTCGACGCGGCAAGGGCTTTCTTGATGTCATCCTTGGCGCAGCCGATGACGGCACCGAACAGCAGTGTCACCGCACCGACGATGGTGACGGCCAGCTGCGCATCGGGAGCCAGGTTGAACACCGGTCCGGACCGGACGATCAGGTAGACGCCCGCGGTGACCATGGTGGCCGCGTGGATGAGTGCCGAGACCGGCGTGGGGCCTTCCATCGCATCGCCCAGCCAGGACTGCAGCGGCACCTGCGCGGACTTGCCGCAGGCGGCCAGCAGCAACAGCAGGCCGATCGCGTTGAGCGACCCGGCCGACAGTGCCGGTGCCGTCTGGAAAAGGCCGGCGTACGAGACGGTTCCGGCGACGCTGAACATCACCATCAACGCCAGCGCCAGGCCCATGTCCCCGACGCGGTTGACGATGAACGCCTTCTTGGCCGCCGTCGCCGCCGACGGCTTGTGCGACCAGAACCCGATGAGCAGGTAGGACGCCAGCCCCACGCCCTCCCAGCCCATGTACAGCCCGAGGTAGTTGTCGGCGAGCACCAGCAACAGCATGGCCGCGACGAACAGATTGAGGTACCCGAAAAACCTTCTGCGGTCCGGGTCGTGTGCCATATAGCCGATGGAGTACAGGTGGATCAGCGAACCGACCCCGGTGATCAGCAGCACGAAACAGATGGACAGGGCATCGACCTGCAAGCCGAAATCCACCGTCAGCTCGCCGACCGGCACCCAGGTGAACAGCGTCTGGTGGATCACCCGGTCCTCGGCGGCGCGGCCGGCCAGGTCTGCGAACAACACCGCACCGACGACGAACGACGCCAGCGCCGTGGCGCAACCGAGCAGGTGCCCCCAGGCGTCGGTGGCCCGGCCGCCGAGCAGCAGCACGGCCGCACCGGCCAGGGGGAGGGCGATCAGCAGCCAGGTCATCAGTTCCTCAGCAGACTGGCCGCGTCCACCGAGGCCGAGCGTCTGGCCCGGAAGATGGTCATGATGATGGCCAGCCCGACCACCACCTCGCAGGCCGCCACCACCATGGTGAAGAACGCCACCACCTGACCGCCCAGGTGACCGTGCATGCGGGAGAAGGTGACAAAGGCGAGGTTGGCCGCGTTGAGCATCAACTCGACGCACATGAACATGACGATCGCGTTGCGCCGCAACAACACTCCCGCCGCGCCGATGGTGAACAGCAACGCCGACAGGTACAGGTAGTTCGCCGGGTTCATTTTCCACCGCCTGTGCGGGGCACGAGGATGGTGCTCACCGATGTCCGCGCGGCGGTGCCGTCGGGCAGCCGGGCCGGGATGTCCACAGCGTTGTGCCGGGCATACACGCCGGGGTTGGGCAGCGTGGTCGGATATCCGCCCGGGCCGAACCGTTCGACGGCAAGCTCGCGCTGGGTCTTGCGGCGGTCGAACCTCTCCCGGTGCGCCAGCACCATGGCGCCCAGGGTGGCGGTGATCAGCAGGGCGCTGGTGAGCTCGAATGCCCACACGTACCGGGTGAAGATCAACACCGCCAGGCCCTGGACATTGCCGCCGGCGTTGGCCGAGTCCAGGCCGGTGAACCCGTTGACCGACACGTTGCCGATACCGCCGATCAACAGCACCCCGAAACCGATACCGGCGATGGTGGCCGCCACCCGTTGGCCGCGAATGGTCTCGACCAACGACTCCGACGAGTCGACGCCGATCAGCATGAGC is a genomic window containing:
- the nuoL gene encoding NADH-quinone oxidoreductase subunit L, coding for MTWLLIALPLAGAAVLLLGGRATDAWGHLLGCATALASFVVGAVLFADLAGRAAEDRVIHQTLFTWVPVGELTVDFGLQVDALSICFVLLITGVGSLIHLYSIGYMAHDPDRRRFFGYLNLFVAAMLLLVLADNYLGLYMGWEGVGLASYLLIGFWSHKPSAATAAKKAFIVNRVGDMGLALALMVMFSVAGTVSYAGLFQTAPALSAGSLNAIGLLLLLAACGKSAQVPLQSWLGDAMEGPTPVSALIHAATMVTAGVYLIVRSGPVFNLAPDAQLAVTIVGAVTLLFGAVIGCAKDDIKKALAASTMSQIGYMVLAAGLGPAGYAVAIMHLLTHGFFKAGLFLGAGSVMHGMNDETDMRRYGGLRRYMPVTFVTFGLGYLAIIGVPPFAGFFSKDAIIETAFAAGGARGWLLGGAALLGAGITAFYMTRVMLMTFFGDKRWEETAHPHESPGVMTAPMIVLAVGSVGAGALLAVGGTLAHWLEPVVNPAGSHEAHGAVPVWVMTVITLSVVAVGVAIAYRLYAARPVPETAPAGSALTAAARADLYGDRFNETVFMRPGQQLTAGLVEIDDDAVEGVTRGLAAGIGDLSRRMRSWQTGFARSYALSMLGGAALVIGAFLVVRIW
- the nuoK gene encoding NADH-quinone oxidoreductase subunit NuoK, with amino-acid sequence MNPANYLYLSALLFTIGAAGVLLRRNAIVMFMCVELMLNAANLAFVTFSRMHGHLGGQVVAFFTMVVAACEVVVGLAIIMTIFRARRSASVDAASLLRN
- a CDS encoding NADH-quinone oxidoreductase subunit J, which produces MTSTAEAVVFWVVGTLAVLGALGVVAATKAVYSALFLAITMINLAVLYIAQDALFLGIVQVVVYTGAVMMLFLFVLMLIGVDSSESLVETIRGQRVAATIAGIGFGVLLIGGIGNVSVNGFTGLDSANAGGNVQGLAVLIFTRYVWAFELTSALLITATLGAMVLAHRERFDRRKTQRELAVERFGPGGYPTTLPNPGVYARHNAVDIPARLPDGTAARTSVSTILVPRTGGGK